The region GGTGTGCGAGCTGGCGGCCTTGGCGCCCTGGGCGGTCCGACCGGCCTTGAGCACCAGCACCGGCTTGGTCTTCGACACCCGCTTGGCGGTCTCGGCGAAGGCCCGCCCGTCCTTGAGGTCCTCCAGGTGCATGGCGATGAGCTGGGTGTTGGGGTCGGTCTCGAAGAAGGTCAGCAGGTCGTCCTCGTCGATGTCGGCCTTGTTGCCGACGCCGACGATCGAGGAGACACCCATCTTGGCGGACCGGCTGAAGCCGAGGATCGCCATGCCGATGCCGCCGCTCTGCGAGGAGAGGGCCACCCCACCCTTGACGTCGTACGGGGTGCAGAAGGTCGCCGAGAGGTTCTCCGGCGTGTAGTAGTAGCCGTAGATGTTCGGCCCGAGGATGCGTACGCCGTGCCGGCGGGCGATCGCCACGACCTCGTCCTGGAGTTCGTGGTTGCCGGTCTCGCCGAAGCCGGACGGGATCAGGATCGCCCCGGCCACGCCCTTGGCGCCGACCTCCTCCAGTGCCTGCGGCACGAACCTCGCCGGAATGGCGAAGACCGCGACGTCCACCGGTCCGGGTACGTCGCTGATGCTGCGGAACGCCTTGCGGTCCAGGATCTCGTCGGCCTTCGGGTTGATCGGGTAGATCTCGCCCTGGTAGCCGCCGTTGACCAGGTTCTTCATCACCGAGTTGCCGATCTTGCCGGCCTCGGCGGAGGCACCGATCACGGCGACCGCGGCCGGCCGCATGATCCGGTTCATGCTGGCCAGGATCTCCTCCTCGGAGAACCGCTCCGGCGTCCTGGCCGCGTTGTCGTCGATCAGGATCCGGACGTCCACCGCGGTCGCACCGGTCGAGGTGGCCAGCACCGGGTTGAGGTCGACCTCGGCCAGCTCCGGGAAGTCGGTGACCAGGTCGGACAGCCGCTGGATCAATCCGGCGAGCACCTCCCGGTTGGCCGGCTCGGCACCGCGTACGCCGCGCAGGATCTCGGCCGCGGCGATGCCGTCGATCATCGACAGCGCGGTCTCGTGGTCGGCCGGGGCGAGCCGGAAGGTCACGTCCTTGAGCACCTCGACCAGCACACCGCCGAGCCCGAACGCGACCACCTTGCCGAAGGTCTCGTCGGTGACGGTGCCGACGATCACCTCGTGGCCGGTGGTGAGCAGCTGCTGCACCTGGACCCCGACGATCCGGGCGTCGGCCCGGTACGCCTTCGCGTTGTCGAGGATGGTCTGGAAGCCGTCCGCCACCTCGGCCGGCGTCTTCAGCCCGACCAGCACGCCGCCGGCCTCGGTCTTGTGCAGGATGTCCGGTGAGACGATCTTCAGAACCACCGGCAGACCGATCTGCCCGGCCAGGGTCACCGCCTCGTCGGCGCTGGTGGCCAGCCCCTCGCCGGGGGTGGCGATCCCGTACGCCTCGACCACCAGCCGACCCTCGGGCGCGGTCAGCGAGTCACGGCCCTCGGCACGGACCTGGTCCAGGACCCGGCGTACCGCCTCGCGGTCGTAGCTGGTTGCGTTGTCTGGCATTTCCTCGTCTCTCCTTCGGACCGATTGCTCCGCCGGTCGCGGCGGACGGTGGACAGCGGCGGGATGGTCAGATCACACCGGCGGTACGCAGGTCGGCGACCTGCCGCTCGTCGTAGCCGAGTTCACCGAGGACCTGCGCGGTGTGCTCACCGAGCAGGGGCGAACGCTCGATCTCGACGGTCGAGTCGGACAGCTTGATCGGGTTGCCAACGGTCTTGTAGACACCCCGCTCGGGGTGCTCGACCTCGACCACCGAGCCCAGTTCGGCAAGGGTGGTGTCCTCGATCAGTTCCTTGGTCGACAGGATCGGTCCGCAGGGGATGTTGTGGGCGTTGAGCTTCTCCATGACCTCCCACTTGGTGTGCTTCTCGGTCCACTCCTCGATCAGCGCGAAGGCCTTGTCGAGTTTCGCGAGGCGTACCGCCGGGGTGTTCCAGGCCGGGTCGTCGGCGAGTTCGGGCTTGCCGATCAGCTCGGTGATCGGTTTCCAGCCCACTGGCTGGATGATCACGTAGATGTAGTCGTTCGGTCCGCCCGGTGCACAGCGCACGGCCCAGCCGGGCTGTCCGCCGCCGGAGGCGTTGCCGGAGCGCGGCACCTCGTCGCCGAACTGCTCGTTGGGGTACTCCCCCAGCGGCCCGTGCACCAGCCTCTGCTGGTCGCGCAGCTTGACCCGGCACAGGTTGAGCACCGCGTCCTGCATGGCGACCTGGACCCGCTGGCCACGGCCGGTGTTGGTGCGCTGGTACAGCGCGGCGAGGATGCCGGCGACCAGGTGGATGCCGGTGCCGGAGTCGCCGATCTGGGCGCCGGTGGCGGTCGGCGGGCCGCCCTCGAAGCCGGTGGTGCTCATCGAGCCGGCCATCGCCTGGGCGATCACCTCGTACGCCTTGAAGTTGGCGTAGCGGCCGGGTCCGAAGCCCTTGATCGAGGCGTAGACCAGGCCGGGGTTGATCTCCTGTAGCCGCTCCCAGGGGAAGCCGAAGCGTTCCACCACACCGGGCCCGAAGTTCTCCACCAGGATGTCCACCCCGGACACCAGTGAGGTGAAGATCTCCTTGCCCTGTTCGCTCTTCATGTTGAGCGTGATGCTGCGCTTGTTGGAGTTGAGCATCGTGAAGTAGAGACTGTCCACGCCCGGCAGGTCGCGGAGCTGGGCACGGGTGATGTCCCCGGTGCCGGGTGCCTCCAACTTGATGACATCGGCGCCCATCCACGCCAGGATCTGTGTGGACGAGGGACCGGACTGCACGTGTGTCATGTCGAGGACGCGAATGCCCTCCAGTGCCTTACCCATGAGCCGACCTCCTGTACGTGACCCGCCACGTGTTGCTGATCAGGGATTCAGACCCGAGGTCTGCGTTTCGCAGGTCCGGGGCTGATCGTCGAGCCATCAGCACCCTCCACGTCTCGGGGATTGCATACCGTATGGGGTAGGCAATATCGTGGCCCATGTAACAGCGGGGTGTCTAGGGGGTAGCAGACCGAATTCGGTGAACCTTCGGAAACCGCCTCGACTCGCGGTTCGCGGATGGACCATGCCCGCTCGGAGTCCGCGACCGTCCCGCACTCGACCGGGCGCCACCACCGGTGAAGGTCAAAAGAGGGAGGCCCTCAGTGGATCTGTTGGAGCACCAGGCACAGGACCTTTTCGCCAAACACGGCGTACCTGTGGGTAGGTACCGCGTTGCCACCACCGCGCAACAGGCCCGCGCGGCCGCCGCCGAGATCGGCGGCCGGGTCGTGGTGAAGGCCCAGGTGAAGACCGGGGGCCGGGGCAAGGCCGGCGGCGTCAAGCTGGCCGACGGCCCGGATTCGGCGTACGAGACGGCGGGTGCCATCCTCGGCATGGACATCAAGGGACACACCGTCGCCAAGGTGCTGGTCACCGAGGCCAGCGACATCGCCGACGAGTACTACGTCTCGCTCCTGCTCGACCGGTCCAACCGCTCGTTCCTCGCCATGGTGTCCCGCGAGGGCGGAATGGAGATCGAACAGGTGGCGGTGGAGAAACCGGATGCGTTGATCCGGCTGCCGATCGACCCCGCCGAGGGCGTGACCACCGAGATCGCCACCCGCCTCTGCGTCGACGCCAACCTCCCGCCCGAGGTGCACGACGGCGTACGGGACGTGCTGGTCCGGCTCTGGACGGTGTTCACCGAGGAGGACGCGACGCTGGTGGAGATCAATCCGCTGGCGCGGCTGGCCGACGGCTCCGTACGCGCCCTCGACGGCAAGGTCACCGTGGACGACAACGCCCGGTTCCGGCACCCCGCGCACGCCGGGTTCGTCGACACCGCCGCGGCCGACCCGCTGGAGGCCCTCGCCGCCGACAAGGACCTGAACTACGTCAAGCTCGACGGCGAGGTCGGCGTCATCGGCAACGGTGCCGGCCTGGTGATGAGCACGCTCGACGTGGTCGCGTACGCCGGGGAGGAGTTCGGCGGGGTGAAACCGGCCAACTTCCTCGACATCGGCGGCGGCGCCTCGGCCGAGGTGATGGCGAACGGGCTGGAGATCATCCTCGGCGACCCCGCCGTACGCAGCGTCTTCGTCAACGTGTTCGGCGGCATCACCGCCTGCGACGCGGTCGCCAACGGCATCGTGCAGGCGATCGAACTGCTCACCCGGGACGGCGCGAAGATCACCAAGCCGCTGGTGGTGCGACTGGACGGCAACAACGCCGAGGAGGGCCGGCAGATCCTCACCAGCGCCGCCCTGGACTGCGTACGGACCGTGGACACGATGGACGGCGCGGCCCGCCTCGCCGCCGAACTCGCCGCCAAGGGGGCATGACAGCGATGGCAATCTTCCTCACCGACGCCAGCCGGGTGCTGGTCCAGGGCATCACCGGGACCGAGGGCACGAAGCACACCCGGCGGATGGTCGCCGCCGGCACGAACATCGTCGCCGGGGTCACCCCCGGCAAGGGCGGTCAGCG is a window of Micromonospora sp. NBC_01699 DNA encoding:
- a CDS encoding acetate--CoA ligase family protein gives rise to the protein MPDNATSYDREAVRRVLDQVRAEGRDSLTAPEGRLVVEAYGIATPGEGLATSADEAVTLAGQIGLPVVLKIVSPDILHKTEAGGVLVGLKTPAEVADGFQTILDNAKAYRADARIVGVQVQQLLTTGHEVIVGTVTDETFGKVVAFGLGGVLVEVLKDVTFRLAPADHETALSMIDGIAAAEILRGVRGAEPANREVLAGLIQRLSDLVTDFPELAEVDLNPVLATSTGATAVDVRILIDDNAARTPERFSEEEILASMNRIMRPAAVAVIGASAEAGKIGNSVMKNLVNGGYQGEIYPINPKADEILDRKAFRSISDVPGPVDVAVFAIPARFVPQALEEVGAKGVAGAILIPSGFGETGNHELQDEVVAIARRHGVRILGPNIYGYYYTPENLSATFCTPYDVKGGVALSSQSGGIGMAILGFSRSAKMGVSSIVGVGNKADIDEDDLLTFFETDPNTQLIAMHLEDLKDGRAFAETAKRVSKTKPVLVLKAGRTAQGAKAASSHTGALAGNDKVYDDILRQSGVIRAPGLNDLLEYARGIPLLPTPQGENVVIITGAGGSGVLLSDACVDNGLRLMEIPSDLDEAFRAFIPPFGAAGNPVDITGGEPPSTYRNTIALGLSDPRIHALILGYWHTIVTPPMVFAELVVDVVEEFRAKGIHKPVVASLAGDVEVEQASEHLYRHGIVAYPYTTEKPVAVLGAKYRWARAAGLVGVDPSTGG
- the frc gene encoding formyl-CoA transferase → MGKALEGIRVLDMTHVQSGPSSTQILAWMGADVIKLEAPGTGDITRAQLRDLPGVDSLYFTMLNSNKRSITLNMKSEQGKEIFTSLVSGVDILVENFGPGVVERFGFPWERLQEINPGLVYASIKGFGPGRYANFKAYEVIAQAMAGSMSTTGFEGGPPTATGAQIGDSGTGIHLVAGILAALYQRTNTGRGQRVQVAMQDAVLNLCRVKLRDQQRLVHGPLGEYPNEQFGDEVPRSGNASGGGQPGWAVRCAPGGPNDYIYVIIQPVGWKPITELIGKPELADDPAWNTPAVRLAKLDKAFALIEEWTEKHTKWEVMEKLNAHNIPCGPILSTKELIEDTTLAELGSVVEVEHPERGVYKTVGNPIKLSDSTVEIERSPLLGEHTAQVLGELGYDERQVADLRTAGVI
- the sucC gene encoding ADP-forming succinate--CoA ligase subunit beta — encoded protein: MDLLEHQAQDLFAKHGVPVGRYRVATTAQQARAAAAEIGGRVVVKAQVKTGGRGKAGGVKLADGPDSAYETAGAILGMDIKGHTVAKVLVTEASDIADEYYVSLLLDRSNRSFLAMVSREGGMEIEQVAVEKPDALIRLPIDPAEGVTTEIATRLCVDANLPPEVHDGVRDVLVRLWTVFTEEDATLVEINPLARLADGSVRALDGKVTVDDNARFRHPAHAGFVDTAAADPLEALAADKDLNYVKLDGEVGVIGNGAGLVMSTLDVVAYAGEEFGGVKPANFLDIGGGASAEVMANGLEIILGDPAVRSVFVNVFGGITACDAVANGIVQAIELLTRDGAKITKPLVVRLDGNNAEEGRQILTSAALDCVRTVDTMDGAARLAAELAAKGA